The following are from one region of the Magallana gigas chromosome 4, xbMagGiga1.1, whole genome shotgun sequence genome:
- the LOC136275028 gene encoding uncharacterized protein: protein MGMILKQTKLEAEEGNASARDTLKKIGSAYLNHREVSAQEAVYRVCNLRMKECSRKVVFVPVGENPTRLTKPLSQIKRNKKTEDTDGDEDHDENDIWMTNIVERYENRPDKHDFETMCLAEFCSEFRVLAKSQIPKTANENVFKLQNEKGYIQKRTRTQPAIIRYPRFNAEKMTEKYYQSLLQLFLPYRNGSHLKPPPYELFETFYEQGHIKFMVEKQIRSVKSIVDQNHARFAQNEKVIDEAMETFENIGEPEDAWANLCPETESMRQKFQRERGQYDDCNEQLIETIPDMQETTNADVPLRVEQRINSRDEILPVLQTLNKTQIQLFYHVREWCLMKSLGQNPNPLQLFITGGAGTGKSHLIKAIHYEASRLLEKQMLSPESVTVLLAAFTGTAAFNIGGNTLHHLFSLPKFMTLPYEPLKEQSLSEIRLQLSELQILIIDEVSMVYKRLLYYIHERLVQIKKKREPFGGVSVIAVGDFYQLPPVKQRKDERLYKDNPTYPEDFWVENFRKVELTEVMRQKKDMSFAATLNLLRTRERNQPLTDQTKSMLSQCVREGPEDALHIYATNDEVNSFNLTMLKKRCVNLVEIDAKDFTKDSSTGKLNLRKKPISYKTEGLPSTLLLAIDARVMLTRNCKVDDGLVNGVMGHVSNFQFGQGNNSNTIMAVGVIFDNISVGKKSGKRTNQGNIVMIERVQEEVVERKTKTTIRHQFPLRLSWACTAHKVQGMTVDKVVVNIDRAFSPGQGYVALSRVTSQDGLFIDTNDLQGLQKKIYADPEVKEALQQMANITFSDCSAGSAQNLSILLLNIQSLPKHFADLQRDIRTKTADVICLTETWLKANHIVSNFEMNNFQFHHASRGLAYECNNDEMIHMRFAKGGGVGVYLKQTGPRKTIISFPEKNIEGIAVHITKDDIIIITVYRSSCVNVSNFLLQLQRVLETYSSNHRHIVCLGDFNEDANLHGPIQNLMEKLDMTQLVHFYTTEGGTILDHVYVSPNVQAKVQKMPTYYSYHEGLLITLYPEKNSLQSAD, encoded by the coding sequence ATGGGTATGATattgaaacaaacaaaacttGAAGCTGAGGAAGGAAATGCCAGTGCACGAgacacattgaaaaaaattggatcAGCTTACCTAAATCATAGGGAAGTAAGCGCACAAGAGGCTGTTTACAGAGTCTGTAACTTAAGAATGAAAGAATGTTCCAGGAAAGTTGTATTTGTTCCAGTGGGTGAAAATCCTACCAGATTGACTAAACCTCTCTCTcagattaaaagaaataaaaagacaGAAGATACAGATGGAGACGAAGATCATGATGAAAATGACATTTGGATGACAAATATAGTTGAGAGATATGAAAATCGACCAGACAAACACGATTTTGAGACCATGTGTCTGGCAGAATTCTGCTCAGAATTTAGAGTTCTTGCAAAATCACAGATTCCAAAGACTGCGAATGAAAACGTCttcaaattacaaaatgaaaagGGTTATATTCAAAAAAGAACAAGAACACAACCAGCCATTATTAGATACCCAAGGTTTAATGCTGAAAAGATGACCGAGAAGTACTATCAATCTCTTCTTCAATTGTTTCTACCATATCGAAATGGTTCTCATTTAAAACCACCACCGTATGAACTTTTCGAGACATTTTATGAACAAGGCCACATCAAATTTATGGTAGAAAAGCAGATCAGATCAGTAAAATCTATTGTTGATCAAAACCATGCACGATTTGCACAAAACGAAAAAGTAATAGATGAAGCAATGGAAACATTTGAAAACATAGGAGAACCAGAAGATGCTTGGGCAAACCTTTGCCCAGAAACAGAGTCAATGAGGCAGAAATTCCAAAGAGAAAGAGGCCAATATGATGACTGTAATGAACAATTGATAGAAACAATCCCAGACATGCAGGAAACCACTAATGCTGATGTTCCATTAAGAGTTGAACAGAGAATTAATTCAAGAGATGAGATATTGCCGGTCTTACAAACCTTAAACAAAACGCAGATccaattattttatcatgtgcgTGAATGGTGCCTAATGAAAAGTTTAGGACAGAATCCTAATCCGCTACAATTGTTTATAACCGGTGGAGCTGGGACAGGTAAAAGCCATTTAATTAAAGCTATACATTATGAGGCATCCCGTTTGCttgaaaaacaaatgttatcTCCAGAAAGTGTAACTGTGCTCTTAGCTGCATTCACTGGCACGGCTGCGTTCAATATCGGAGGAAATACACTCCatcatttgttttctttgccAAAATTTATGACACTACCATATGAACCATTAAAAGAACAAAGTTTGAGTGAAATAAGATTACAACTTTCCGAGCTACAAATTCTTATAATTGACGAAGTTTCGATGGTTTACAAACGACTGTTATATTACATTCATGAAAGACTTgttcaaatcaagaaaaaaagagaACCATTTGGAGGAGTGTCCGTTATTGCTGTTGGTGATTTTTACCAACTTCCGCCAGTAAAACAACGCAAAGATGAAAGGTTATACAAAGACAATCCCACATACCCTGAAGATTTTTGGGTAGAAAATTTCAGGAAAGTGGAGTTAACAGAAGTGATGAGACAAAAGAAAGACATGTCTTTTGCAGCTACATTGAACTTACTGCGAACTAGAGAACGAAATCAACCTTTAACTGACCAAACCAAATCTATGTTGTCTCAATGTGTTAGAGAAGGACCAGAAGATGCCCTTCACATTTATGCAACAAATGATGAAGTAAACTCGTTTAATcttacaatgttaaaaaaacgATGTGTAAATCTTGTGGAAATTGATGCCAAAGACTTCACAAAAGATTCCTCTACCGGGAAACTGAATCTGAGGAAAAAACCCATTAGCTATAAGACTGAAGGATTGCCCAGTACATTATTGCTGGCCATTGACGCAAGAGTAATGCTAACACGAAACTGCAAAGTAGATGATGGGCTGGTAAATGGAGTAATGGGGCATGTATCTAACTTTCAATTTGGCCAAGGAAATAACTCCAACACTATAATGGCTGTGGGAGTAATATTTGACAACATATCTGTTGGAAAAAAATCTGGAAAAAGAACGAATCAAGGAAACATTGTCATGATCGAAAGAGTCCAAGAGGAAGTAGTTGAACGAAAAACAAAAACTACTATTCGACACCAATTTCCATTGCGTTTATCATGGGCTTGCACAGCGCATAAAGTGCAGGGTATGACAGTCGACAAAGTAGTTGTCAATATAGATCGAGCATTTTCACCTGGCCAAGGATATGTTGCTCTAAGTAGAGTTACATCTCAAGACGGATTGTTTATTGACACCAATGACCTACAAggattacagaaaaaaatatatgctgaCCCAGAAGTGAAAGAAGCTTTACAACAAATGGCAAATATAACCTTTTCAGATTGCTCCGCTGGTTCTGCGCAAAATCTATCAATTCTCCTTCTTAACATACAAAGTCTTCCAAAACATTTTGCTGACCTCCAGAGAGATATTAGGACTAAAACTGCTGATGTTATATGCCTAACAGAAACATGGCTAAAAGCAAATCATATCGTCagtaattttgaaatgaataattttcagtTTCACCATGCATCTAGAGGACTTGCATATGAATGTAACAATGATGAGATGATACATATGCGTTTCGCAAAAGGTGGAGGGGTTGGTGTGTATTTGAAACAAACTGGACCAAGGAAAACCATCATTTCCTtcccagaaaaaaatattgagggAATTGCAGTACACATAACAAAAGATGATATCATTATTATCACTGTCTATCGATCCAGTTGTGTGAATGTTTCAAACTTTTTACTTCAGCTGCAAAGAGTATTAGAAACATATTCCTCAAATCATAGGCACATAGTTTGTCTCGGAGATTTTAACGAAGATGCAAATTTGCATGGTCCTATCCAAAATTTAATGGAGAAACTTGATATGACACAATTGGTACATTTCTACACAACTGAAGGAGGAACAATATTAGACCACGTTTATGTGTCACCAAATGTACAGGCGAAAGTTCAAAAAATGCCAACCTACTACAGCTATCATGAGGGTTTGCTGATCACCCTATACCCAGAAAAAAACTCATTACAATCTGCTGATTAA
- the LOC105331894 gene encoding uncharacterized protein isoform X1: MALAGAAGGDGAPSPKKHKSSPFQAAQQKIYIMETPEIRKNPTDAKEYAVTNVLSTTTAFNTRHELYLTIKHLEKIKKSTGKCLLIRGFSQRDDHSIRITDTTIVMDTAMEKSISTEIIKKHIEPDILSIAEIKTKQKGDRVSVKGHVDKITNVLETKTSKRRIITLTDQSGSLDIKMWGSHVNKLTNQYDDVTIICLTVDLYMGRVSLNSNTSTTLQVMQQEQSIHGKIEAASFERNQMSIMINDIIYNLTEELMKRIFPEMNYIDNMRVSINVKGNSIVQINMVTAENDWELQLEQHE, encoded by the exons ATGGCATTAGCGGGAGCTGCTGGTGGCGATGGGGCTCCATCTCCCAAGAAACATAAATCCTCACCG TTTCAAGCCGCACAACAGAAAATCTACATCATGGAAACACCAGAAATCAGGAAAAACCCAACAGATGCTAAAGAATATGCTGTTACAAACGTTCTATCAACCACCACAGCATTCAACACAAGACACGAACTCTACCTAACCATCAAACATCtcgaaaaaatcaaaaagtcaACTGGGAAATGCCTACTCATAAGAGGTTTTAGTCAAAGAGATGATCATTCCATAAGGATAACTGACACCACCATT GTCATGGATACTGCTATGGAAAAGAGTATCTCAACTGAAATCATCAAAAAGCATATTGAACCGGACATATTATCAATTGCTGAAATCAAGACAAAGCAAAAAGGAGACAGAGTTTCTGTCAAAGGCCATGTAGACAAA ATTACCAACGTCTTGGAGACAAAAACATCGAAAAGGAGGATCATCACATTAACTGACCAATCAGGATCCCTTGACATCAAAATGTGGGGCTCTCACGTCAACAAACTCACCAACCAATACGATGATGTAACTATCATATGCCTAACAGTGGATCTGTACATGGGAAGAGTTTCACTAAACTCAAATACATCCACAACACTGCAG GTCATGCAACAAGAGCAATCAATTCATGGCAAAATTGAAGCAGCCTCCTTTGAAAG AAATCAAATGTCAATAATGATCAATGACATCATCTATAACTTGACTGAAGAGTTGATGAAGAGAATTTTCCCAGAAATGAACTACATCGACAATATGAGAGTGTCAATCAATGTCAAAGGAAACTCCATTGTTCAAAT CAATATGGTTACAGCAGAAAATGACTGGGAGCTACAGCTAGAACAACACGAATGA
- the LOC105331894 gene encoding uncharacterized protein isoform X2, with amino-acid sequence METPEIRKNPTDAKEYAVTNVLSTTTAFNTRHELYLTIKHLEKIKKSTGKCLLIRGFSQRDDHSIRITDTTIVMDTAMEKSISTEIIKKHIEPDILSIAEIKTKQKGDRVSVKGHVDKITNVLETKTSKRRIITLTDQSGSLDIKMWGSHVNKLTNQYDDVTIICLTVDLYMGRVSLNSNTSTTLQVMQQEQSIHGKIEAASFERNQMSIMINDIIYNLTEELMKRIFPEMNYIDNMRVSINVKGNSIVQINMVTAENDWELQLEQHE; translated from the exons ATGGAAACACCAGAAATCAGGAAAAACCCAACAGATGCTAAAGAATATGCTGTTACAAACGTTCTATCAACCACCACAGCATTCAACACAAGACACGAACTCTACCTAACCATCAAACATCtcgaaaaaatcaaaaagtcaACTGGGAAATGCCTACTCATAAGAGGTTTTAGTCAAAGAGATGATCATTCCATAAGGATAACTGACACCACCATT GTCATGGATACTGCTATGGAAAAGAGTATCTCAACTGAAATCATCAAAAAGCATATTGAACCGGACATATTATCAATTGCTGAAATCAAGACAAAGCAAAAAGGAGACAGAGTTTCTGTCAAAGGCCATGTAGACAAA ATTACCAACGTCTTGGAGACAAAAACATCGAAAAGGAGGATCATCACATTAACTGACCAATCAGGATCCCTTGACATCAAAATGTGGGGCTCTCACGTCAACAAACTCACCAACCAATACGATGATGTAACTATCATATGCCTAACAGTGGATCTGTACATGGGAAGAGTTTCACTAAACTCAAATACATCCACAACACTGCAG GTCATGCAACAAGAGCAATCAATTCATGGCAAAATTGAAGCAGCCTCCTTTGAAAG AAATCAAATGTCAATAATGATCAATGACATCATCTATAACTTGACTGAAGAGTTGATGAAGAGAATTTTCCCAGAAATGAACTACATCGACAATATGAGAGTGTCAATCAATGTCAAAGGAAACTCCATTGTTCAAAT CAATATGGTTACAGCAGAAAATGACTGGGAGCTACAGCTAGAACAACACGAATGA